The window TTTAACTCGGAATCAGATTAGGGAACTGTAGGTTTCAGCATCGAAGGGTGATACTTTTACTCTGGGGCTGAGACATTTCATTTACCGAGTCCAGATCCACAGTAAAAGCTTCAATCGGCCTCAAATTCATGGTTTCGTAACTTTTTTTAACCGATTTTACTGGGACCTGATCAGCTCATGAGTTCGTCCGGGACCCCCTGGACCATCCATCCCGACTGACCCCGTTTGTTCTGTGCTGAATAGTTCACGATTCTAAACAAGTCTAAATCTTCTACTTGTAGCTGCTGATTACataaaacagttgaagaaaTCTGACGGTGAATTACGTAAAGAGATTGAAGTATTGAGGTCAGAGGTTGCTGGGCATACTAGAGAACTAAGGTAAACCGCGTCGAGTCTCTTGTATATACAGTGGTGAATATGGTTATTGGCTTGTCAATCCAACAACCATCATGAGATATATCTATTTAAAACGTTTATGGCATTGAATGTCATTTCTCAGTTTAGAAATGTCAATATGCGCGTATCGTCGTTTTGTAGAGAATACTGATTCATTCTCAGACGTGTTGAAATCTGGAGCCATTTCGACTGTTGTTATTCTAGATGTGTTAGACCTAAACCCGCGCTTACAGAATGATAAAACCGAAGCTCCTTTTAAACTTTTTCACTTCATATATTTGCTGTACGCTGAGTAGTAGGCCTACAATTAGGCCCCATATATCAGTTTTCAGTACAAACGTCTTCAGATATTCTAAATGTGTGCTGATATCTTTTAAGTCGTCACGTTACGTGGTTAAACCGTTATctaatatacaatatacaatacacctaattcagaaataacaattgatcataaatgataaaaattatgcaaattcgACAAACATTTACGACTCCATAAAAACCCAATTTATCGAtctaatatcaaatatatccGTCATAATTCATTACACGATGATATATACgttttatttcatgtattttcgAAACGTTTTAATGTGTTCATTTTTTCTCAtctatttctttctatttctgcAGAGAATATCAGCGAAATCTTCCCGAATCAGGCGCAGTCGCGGTCACGTGTGACAACGTAGAGACACGTCCTAAAAAATCCCTCGATCAATTATTCGATGATTACGTCACGGAAAGATGTCAAATTAACTGGAGATTCTGGATCGTATCCTTATCAGTAAAAATTACCGTGATTAGTTTAGATTAATtaccagtgttttcaatacaGTGACTGGTCCACCAGCTCGTCGTCTCATTGGAACATAACTGATAATTCTGACTGATTAAACAACCGCAAACTGTAAATTCCTTCACCCGTCGACCGCTGATCATAGTTCAGTATAATCGCTCGTCaactttttgaaagtttttcgAATAACGTCGTGAATGGAAACAATTGGGAAGAGTTTTCGCATTCAGTTTCTGACTGGGTTTCAACTAGATGCACTTTATCGGCGTTAAGACCAGGTACCGTACTTCAACACCAGGCGGCAGCACAGTATCTACTGCACCTCAAATATCACAAAATACCCACATTAATTACGaagaaaaactaagagagaTGTGTCGACTTAATTCTACCAGTAACAAAACTTATTTAGTGATGACATCGTTGTTTTATCGTTGAACACGCCATTCCACTAACAGTCCACTACTCAGTCCACTACCCAGTCCACTACTCGGTCCACTTCTCAGTCCACTACTCGGTCCATTACTTACATCGGTCTTTCTCCATAGTTTGTGGGGTTTTCTTCACTCACTTGTCAATGAAAACCAACAcatttttatgatatttttctcTTTGGCTTTTTGTTCTATTCAGTGTTTGCGACATCGATGAGACACATCGGTTTGAAGACGAACGTGTTAGCCGAACCGAACAAGTTTAAAGATGATGTACAACAGAAATTATGTCAGGACCTGGCATCAACTCATCTGGATCCGGAATCCAGATATGACAGTCTCTGATGTAACGATTTAATCAGTTTAGGAGCTGTTTACAATCTgtgtgaatatatatatatatatatacttggGATACGGAGTCATACATAACATGGCTTTTTACACCAAACATATCGTTATTTAAACTGTTGTATTTATGTTCATTCTTTATCGAATAAAGGATTTGGTTTTTTATTAAATTCTGGCACTTGTTTGtgtggttttattttttccatgttTTGATTTAAATCAAGTAATAGAATACGATATTTAGTCACGAAGAATTGAATGGTGGTGCCATCTATTTCTGTTAGATAGGGCTCGACTTTATATAGTTACTCGTTTTGACGCTAGGTGGCAGCGATTGTAGttactgaaaatttgaatttaaaccgTCATCAGGAGCCAGATACttcaatgaattcattcattctatCGCGGATGATTCTGACAGTTTTCCTCACCGAGTATGACACATCCGGTTAACGTGTAGACTGAAGTGTACTACTTTACTATGAACATCACGATTGTCATCTGCAGCGTGAGTTTTCACAGTTAGTTATTACCAGTCCCTACAACTTGAAACTAGACACATTTCACAGTTTGACTGGTTGATGTTgttgtttatattttgttgGTGAATTTTAATATAGATGTAGTGAACCTGGTTGTGATTACAGCTGTCTTCAAAAACATTCATTACACACTCATCTCATGAAACATACAGGTACTTAATTACTACTAGATCAATCTGCAGCCTAGATACTGTACCCCTCTCCTGGATACTGTACCCCTCTCCTGGATACTGTACCCCTCAGCCTGGACCGTGTACCCCTCAGCCTTCCCTCACCCTAGACCGTGTACCCCTCAGCCTGGATACATTCCCCCTCAGCCTCCACTCAGCCTGGACCCTTCAGCCCAGACCCTGTACCCCTCAGCCTGGACCGTGTTcccctcagcctggaccctgtacccctcagcctggacccttCAGCCTAGACCCTGTACCCCTCAGCCTGGATACTGTACCCCTCAGCCTAGACCCTGTAcccctcagcctggaccctgcacccCTCAGCCTGGTCCCTGCATCCCTCAGCCTCCACTCAGCCTGGATCCTGCACCCCTCAGCCTCCactcagcctggaccctgtacCCCTCAGCCTCCACTCAGCCTGGTCCCTGCACCCCTCAGCCTCCACTCAGCCTGGATCCTGCACCCCTCAGCCTCCACTCAGCCTGGACCGTGTACCCCTCAGCCTCCACTCAGCCTGGATCCTGCACCCCTCAGCTCAGCCTCCACTCAGCCTGGATCCTGCACCCCTCAGCCTCCACTCAGACTGGACCGTGTACCCCTCAGCCTCCACTCAGCCTGGTCCCTGCACCCCTCAGCCTCCACTCAGCCTGGATCCTGCACCCCTCAGCCTCCACTCAGCCTGGACCGTGTACCCCTCAGTCTAGATACTGTACCCGTTCCCCCTCATCCTCCTGAGGGTAACAGCTGCTGATTTTTACCCAATTTATCCGAAATGAagtgaatttcattgaaatattgaatgtaTGTATTTTCAGGTGAAGCGATGAAATGTCCGGAATCGAGTTGTTCGTTTACAACTCGTCATAAATCGAGTTTAAAATTACATATAAAACGCAAACACACGACGGAGACACGAGATAAAGTGAAACTGTTTAACTGCGCGATGTGTCAATATTCAACCGATCTAAAATCATATTACAATCGACACATGAAAAAACATCTgggatttaaagattttaaatgttctcaATGTTCGTATACGGCTTCGAGTAAAGACGCGATTCGAGTTCACACGAGAATTCACTCGAATTTACAGATTTATCAGTGCGAGTTCTGCGGTTATAGAACGAACTAGTTCGGCTTTACGCGTTCATTTAATGGTTCATCGCGATATTAAACCGTGGATGTGTTCGATCTGCGATTATAAATCAGTCACGCGACAGAAAGTCAATCGCCACATCCGACAGCGTCATAAAAACATGGACGACGCGACTGCCGTTTTTGTAAAATCGGAATCGATTCATATTTCGGCGTCAAGACGAGTAACGAGAAGATCGTGAAACTCGGGATTAGATACGAACAATCTGGAAACGCTACGGAATCTATAGATCAGTGTaaaactattattattatttttattattattattattattattattattattatcattattattatcattattattattattattattattatattgtattttgtgTCAGAATCCACTTAAGTGATCAATGACACTTCATTACTGAATAAATCTAATGTGGTGAAAACAAATGTGTTTTGAGGCTTCTCTTGAAGACAGAGATACTGGAAGCCGCTCTTACATGGCGAGGAAGGTTGTTCCACAAACGTGGAGCAGCGACTGAGAAGGCTCTGTCTCCAAGAGAAGCTAATCTTGAACGGGGTTGAGTAAGCAAAAGATCATCTGCTGAACGTAACATTCTAGTCGGGGAGTAAGGTGATAAAAGGTCTTGAAGGTATTTTGGAGCCAGTCCATAGAAACATTTGTAAGCAGACAATAGGATCTTGAAGTTAATACGCTCTTTGACTGGGAGCCAGTGCAGCTGTTTGAGAATAGGAGAAATTTGTTCGTATTTTAGAGTATGGGGCGCTATTAGAGTATGATGTACGCGAAGATGAAGAGATTTGTACTTTACAATGTTCACTGTGTAATTTCACTTGTCACTCTGATTCATCTTTAACTTTACatcaattgaatttttattctaacGGTCACATACAAATAGTCGACAATAATGAACATTTTACTCAGTTCTAGTAAATAGTAATACCGGTAGTCAAATGTGTGTGTTTAAGGGTTTTGTTGCTCAAGTAACTGTTCATCGATCtttcattttgtaaaaattaGAATAAACATGTTTTCCTGAAGTTATGAGTCATTGATCTTTGTAGCTGTAATCagtatcagtgatttttaGCTCGAACCTGGGACGCCCCTGTTCAtccatcctctattcagcatcaggaccactctgaatcagtatcagtaattactgggtttgaatcctggacatcctctattcagcatcaggaccactctgaatcacagcaattgatgggtttgaacccgg is drawn from Tubulanus polymorphus chromosome 10, tnTubPoly1.2, whole genome shotgun sequence and contains these coding sequences:
- the LOC141912132 gene encoding uncharacterized protein LOC141912132, whose amino-acid sequence is MKHTGEAMKCPESSCSFTTRHKSSLKLHIKRKHTTETRDKVKLFNCAMCQYSTDLKSYYNRHMKKHLGFKDFKCSQCSYTASSKDAIRVHTRIHSNLQIYQCEFCGYRTN